CCTTGCGGGTGATCGTCTCGCCGGGATTGCGCCCGGCCACTGTGACGCTGGCTTTGGCGTAGTGCTCGGCCAAATCGGGGCTGCTCAGATTGATCTTCTCGGGCAGCTCCAGAATTCGCAGCCCTGCTGTTGCCGCGGTCGTGCCGTAGACGAACGCATAGTCCATGGCGCCGGCCTGCAGCGGGGCCAGCAGCTCGGCCACGTCGGCCCGCATGCCTGCCGTGCCCACCTTGGCCAGGGTCTTCGCTTCCAGGTCGCTCCCGGGCAAGTCGAGCTCTGCAAGCTGAAGCAACATGCGCGTGCGGTAACCAACCGGCGCCTTGTCGGGATCGGCCATGCCGACCTTTACGTCATCTCGCAAGAGAACCTCGTGCCAGTTCTCTGCGTTGATCTCGTCTGCGGCCACCGAGCCATTCGTATAGGCGATGACCACCCGCTCGCTGGCGAACTTCACATGCGCCTTGCACCAGGCTGGCTCAAGCAGCTCGGAGAAGAGCTTTTCATCGGCCAACAACAAGACGTCGGCCTTGCTGCCCAGGTCGAGCACCTGGCGGGCCAGCGCGGTGCTGCCGCCGGTGCGCACCCGCACATCCAGGCCCGGGTGAGACTGCTCAAAGTTTTTTTCGAATTCCGCGAGCACATGGCCGAGACTGGCCGCCGCTACGATGTTCAGCTCGCTGACCTGTACGGGTGCCTCTTTGGCCACAGAGTCCGCGGATTCACCCTTCGGGGTGCTCTCGCAACCGCCGATGCCCGGAACCACCAGTGCAACAAGCAGCGCTGTTGCCGGCAGCATGGAATTCAGAAATCGTCTGACCTTCACGCGTTGCCATCCTCCACGAAGGCCGGGGACTGTGACCCGAAGCG
The sequence above is a segment of the Chrysiogenia bacterium genome. Coding sequences within it:
- a CDS encoding extracellular solute-binding protein; protein product: MKVRRFLNSMLPATALLVALVVPGIGGCESTPKGESADSVAKEAPVQVSELNIVAAASLGHVLAEFEKNFEQSHPGLDVRVRTGGSTALARQVLDLGSKADVLLLADEKLFSELLEPAWCKAHVKFASERVVIAYTNGSVAADEINAENWHEVLLRDDVKVGMADPDKAPVGYRTRMLLQLAELDLPGSDLEAKTLAKVGTAGMRADVAELLAPLQAGAMDYAFVYGTTAATAGLRILELPEKINLSSPDLAEHYAKASVTVAGRNPGETITRKGKPIVYGASLNGQTPARELAGEFLALLLSEQGSRMLSTEGFQVRAVEGDLSAAGLLERLSK